A stretch of DNA from Lycium ferocissimum isolate CSIRO_LF1 chromosome 4, AGI_CSIRO_Lferr_CH_V1, whole genome shotgun sequence:
CCTGTAGCTGCTGTATGTGGATATCTGATTGTATGTGCTCCACAATATCTTCTGGAAAATTCTGATTTAGTACCTCATTTTTCCACCTTCCTTCCTCAATTAAATCAGCCACCTCCTCTAGATCTTCGTTAAGTGGGTAATCTATTGGGACTACATGTTGTAGAGCTCCAAGTTTTGTCCAATTTTCATACCACACATTAGATGATCCTGCTTTGATTTCCCACCAAATCTCATGTTCTACAGCTTCCCTGGCTTCAAGCATCTTCTTCCAGACTTGTGATCCTCCTTTCCACTGCACTAAAGTAGGGATTACTTTCTTACAGTATTTATTCCACAAGTAATTTGACCAAAGGGTGCTGGTAGTTCTGAACCTCCACCATAATTTAGCAAATAGGGCATTTGAAACTTCAAATAGAGATTTAAAACCAAGCCCCCCTTCCTGAGTTGGTAAACAAATATTCTGCCAAGATGACCAATGTTTACTTTTCCCTTCCTCTTTACTACTCCAAAAGTATTTAGCAAAGATCTTATGTATCTCATTCAAAACACATTTTGGAGGTGCCAAAACTGAAAGTAAATGAATTGGCATGCTTTGAAGTACACTCTTTATTAGAACAAATTTTTCCTCCAAAAGATAAAAGCTATCAAGAAAGGAGTCGTGTGTCAAGCTTCTCGCATTATAATGGGGATTTTGGTAGTAGTTGCGATTGAGATTTTGTCGGCAGTAATCTGTTTCCTTAGTAAGGAGTAGTGGTTAGTGTTTACATGAGTGTGGAGCCCTAAAAACAACAAATGGATTCAAGTGGGTCATGCAAAATCAAGGGGCCTTTACACAGAGTCGGGTTTATCCCGCGCGCACCCAAAAGGGCAATGGCCACGTTTCCATGTCATAAAACCAAGGGTCCCTTTTGTTTTTGAGTTTGTCAAACCTATGATCATTAGGCCTTTTGAGCACAGAGCTTAAGTactgtaacgacctgtttggtcgttaaaGTCATTCCGGCATTTTCGCCCCTttccgagcttggttagctcactttagACCCGAAGGACAACGGATATGCTTCCCGCAAGGTTCAGACTTGATTTGGgcgacttttgtgaaatatggtCGTGttaaaaagagttgactcaaagttgactttgggTAAACGAAtcctttttcgaaaatccgtcATTCCGAGAGATCCGATGGTCATTTAAAAGTTGTACAAGATATTCTGTTCGGCTCCCAACGCACTCGTGGACGCAATGATTGGGGATTTGGGCCGGGAATTGGAACCGAGGTACCGGGTGGACCCACCAACGAGACCTCCGtcaattccgaggccacgagcggtttcgtagcgtgtttttatgtgtgtccgTGTATGCGTAGCGATGGCTCCCGGAATTAATCGGAAATTCGTATTGAAGTGTGAAAACTTTGAAAGTTTCTAGCACCGGGGCGCCCGCTGTGGTACCTGTGACCGCGGCAACAGACACAGCCTGGGTCACCTCACCGGGCACGGAGCGGTCATTGCCACCGGGCATGACCGCTCGTACGGTCAAGGCGCGCCCGCCCGGAGCGCCATGTCCTAAGCGGCAAGACGGGGCAGCGAGCttattaaatgaagtgttaaaagcccttagtctatcatttaatacCATTCCGAAATTTGAACTCTTGGGAACTATTTTTGGGGATTATTGGTGAAGATTTTTGGTGGTAAGTTCTCTAACCTTCTTGCTAATTCAttttcctaatcatcttagaaccttttttcttgttagttcattagtaatggaagattaacggtgggttttgatggattttctatctaggcttattaatgatgaaattgattaggtttatgctagattatgatgtatctaaggttgttaatcatatatatctcgttattagtgttgaattcttgaatctaagagttagggtttacacccaaaattggaggttttacttgaaattcgaaattaggtgaatccttgagttaatttagcaattagttgttggattttgatcacctagtgcttaatttgatattttactcctgaatttcccattttgaccttgtgggccccgtttccccaaattctagagTTGGTTTTAACCTAAATTGAATAATAGCAATATAGTTATCgatcatgatttctaatctagatttcgaatatgcctagactttcttgatctcgaggtCACCTTGCGGGAAAGCCAAGAGTACCGTTTGTCGTGTTTTCGTTTTCTGCCATCCAAGTAAAAGTTATGACTTACTCTTGACGAGACTGtggtagcgaagcatatatttagactttATTGCCCGAGAAAGCATATAAACCTTCTACGAAGTCGTCGGATATGTATTAGGGTCCTCGTTGTGTGATCGAGGCCAGTCAACCCGTCAGGCGTGATCGAGTTGTCCCTATTGTCGCTGGTTTGACGCCGTATAGTGATAAGTGTGATACTGGAGACGTTTCGAGATATCTTATTCATGATATTGGACGCCCACTGTCGCATTTGATTTCgaggatagtattctatatgactgtggtagtctttcatgatattattgtcgtacccatgtttggtacttgtgatattgatctgattattcatGTTGACTCATACTTTGCACGCATTCACATCTCTCATGATATTTTgctgatacattgatgatacttgatgaaacactgtgttGAGCCGAGCTCGCTTGCAATGAGAGCCGGATGCGAgtagtccgatatccgatggtcgTTCCTAATCGTGATCAGCGCGCTTTAGTGATATAAGTAGTCCGATGTGTCCCACGGTTGTCCCGAATCGTTGATCGTGGTGATACGAGAGTCCAATGTCCGACGATTGTCCCTAACCTGGGACGAGCGGAAAGGCgtgacttcgcgggtcccccataggttgtgctaccgggacgtcgatacttccatccggagtacatgtgtacactgcattggcattcttacatcattgcattgcattgcatcttgacttatattgtgatgatccgGTGTTTTACTTATGTTGTTGATTTCGGGTTGTCTATATATTAAGACTTGAcatacttgggtttagatgcttcaacctaggtgatgacggatactcatttctgattgtgtttgacttatacttgttaatttatctacctatcctgctgtgttgtctgaattatgttagctatacttagtcggccgatgatacctaccagtattgtgattttgtactgacctgcacttactattcttttatgaatgcagagtttcAAGTTGGACTTGCTTCCatctctcgtggctgatagtcgccatCAATACAGCTTCgagttttcagggtgagcacgagacatTCGCTACCTTGAAGTCTCctcttattatgtcttacttattattattttccagacttatatatttttcattagatACTCTTGTATGGATTAAATCGTAACCCTGGATGTATTTCCTTATTTCCACACTAATTCTATTATAGTATCATAAGACTTGCATgattattctcttccgcttaaattgatttatttatttatgtctttacttTCGTTGGGTTGAAaattcgcttaccgaggtgagaaAGATAAGTGCCCGCACAGCTtagccaaattgggtcgtgacaagtacaGAGGAGGACAGAGTTACGTATCACTCAAAGTAGACATTATGAACTGATAAAACATCTAGGTTTCAGAAATCTACCACTCCACCAGGAGTATCAATACTAAACCACCCAATCTCACCAATAAAAGTGATCAAAAACCAACATTTCTGCTAGCTATGcaacatgaaagaaaacagtTTTATGTTACCTTTGATAAAACATcctttatgattttaattttccaaaataattccaacgcaataaacatAGAACATATAAGAAACCTCAAAGAGAAACCAATTCAATATAGCAGCTTGCTTTGTGACTATAAATCTCAATTTTTTGCGAATCAATTCAATAATCTTCTTTTCCCTAACAGAAACTATTCCTACAGCACAGTAGAAAATATCTGATAAGATCATTGGTGATTTACCAACAAGATCAACCAGGTAGATTCATATATATTAAGGCAAAAAGATGAGCATTATCCAAGGACAAATGTGCCAAAAAAATCCTTAAAAGTATAgaccaaaattggaaataaCAGCATTGTTTAACAAAAAGACCTAAAGAAGAACAGCTCTGGAACAGAACAAACTCATACTCAAGCCTCAGCCACCATTTCAGCAGGAGCCTCCTCGGTGCTGTAGACAATAACCTTTGATGCAGGCTTTCCCAAGATATCAAAGTACTCTTGGAAAGGAGACTTGGTGAAGCGAGTCTCCTTCCAGAAATCTGGGGTAAGGAAACCATATGTCTTCATTAAACAGTCAAAGGTCGCCTGCATAAAAGGAATATATTGAGCTCCAAAAGTTCAAACACATGCTAAACCAAGCGCCATGGGTGAGAAAAACAATTAAATACAACAAATGAAGTTCCTCTCCAGAGCTGAATAGCTCACAATCTCAAACTCGCATCAATTTCATTCTATAAAGACAAATCACAAATACGAAAACTAGGATTAGAAACAATAGATGGTAGTTCCAAAGTTAAATCATTCTGTTATTGCCTCCCACAAGACCATTTTCCAATTAAATCTCAACTTAAAACAAGGGCTTTTCCCATTTTTTGCAGTTCGGCCGATAATAATTACGGGCGCTAgcaaaaatatacaaaacccaTAACTTACTATGTCTATAATATGTATTCTTTGTGTATACAATATGTATAATTATACTTAGAGCATGTCTGGATGGGCTTATAACTTATTTTGGCTTAGAAACAAGTGCTTCGAAGCACTCTTTTTATCTTacccaaacactacaaaagttGGCTTAAAAgtacctaaaataagccaaagcCAAACAGGCTCTTGATATACAAAGCCTATACATTTGGTGGTTATTACTCTTTTTGAGTGGTCCAAGAATGTAATTATCCCTTTAAATAACCTGTTAgacatgttttgattgttcttAAAAATGTGTCTTAAGCAATAGTTACAAACCCTGACTATCATAAAGACAATCTAGCATCAAACTCAACATTAACATTAGACACCCCAACAGAAATTGAACAAGCGTCTTCTATGGTCCATTAATATACTTAACCAATCTCATTTCCATTGGTTTATAACATTTATTTCAAGCTACCCTTATCCTAACCTTAAAATTAAGCATATATTTTCACATGGTAATCACAGAGGCCTATATATgtctataaattatgggaaaatTAAGCTCTTATGTCTACTGGGAAAGAACATTAACCCAGTTTAGCCCGGTTTTTCCTTAAACGcctcttatacactattatacacttTCCTACAAGGTGGATACATTGTCCACCGCAAGTATATAATGTTTGTATAACGTATATAAATCCCCCATTATTATTGCATACATCCTACTCCATAAGCAAAACAACCACCCTTAAATAAATCACAACTGAACAAAgacaaaaacataaaataaaacaaacctTGATGAAGTTTCCCAGAAAATTAAGCTACCCTTATCCTAACATTAAAATTAAACATACAATTTTCACATGGTAATGGCAGAAAATTACGCTACTTATAAACTTtcatacaaggtggacacattgTTTCCCTAGTGTACAATGTTATATAAGCACTGTCGCGAAAAAAGTAAACTTAAAAATATGGCTACTAAGGTGTAATATATTATGTTGGgttgtatatttttgtaaaaatcccAATTATTATTGCACCCATCCTACTCCATAAACAAAACAACCACCCTTAACTAAATCACAATTaaagaaacacaaaaataaatagaaaccAAACCTTAACAAAGTTTCCCAGTGTTTTAGTGGACCCACGAGACGACGTAAAAACATCCTCAATACCGGCAAACTGAAGCACCTTCTTAGGAACACGTGCAGCAACAATACCCGCACCACGTGGAGCAGGAACCATCCTAACAGTAACACTCCCACATTTCCCAGTAACTTTACACGGCACAGTATGTGGTTTCCCAATCTTATTCCCCCAATAACCTCTCCTTACAGGAATAACCGATAACTTAGCCAATATAATCGCCCCACGTATAGCAGTAGCCACTTCTTTAGAACACTTAACACCTAACCCAACATGTCCATTTccatcaccaacaacaacaaacgcTTTAAACCGGGTTCTTTGACCCGCCCGGGTTTGTTTCTGAACCggcatgattttcattacttCATCCTTTAGTGATGGGCCGATAAGCAAGTCTATGATCTGGAATTCTTTGATGGGGAGTGAGTGAAGGTAGATTTGTTCTAAGGACCGGATTTTGCCGTCTTTAACGAGGCGACCAAGTTTGGTGACGGGGacccatttttcttcttcagaTTCGCGACGGGGACGGCGACCACCACGACCACCGCGGCCCCGGTCACCGCCTCTTCCACCACGACCACCAAATCCACGGCCAAATCCTCCTCTTTCGCCGCCTCTTTCAGCCATTGTGTTAGGGTTTTGTGAAATGCTTGGAAAGAGTTAAGAGTGGGCGTGGACATGAAATAAGAGGGGTTTTTATATGTAATGGCTAGGGTTTCAAAGTTGGGCTTCGAATTAATGGGTAATGATAAAAAGGCCAGATAAGACAAATAGGAGTATTTTAGCCCAACTTCAATTAAGTGTGCAATCTTAGACCCGAAAAagtgcgcggattgtccttcatatgGACCGGTCTTTgattttttcccccaaaatcggtggtttttttatttttgtccctACTACTCATTCAATGCAAATTTGTGAGTCAAAATATCCTTATTCGCTGGTCTATGAAATCAGATATTCTAGATTGGAACTCCAacagagttaaaaaaaaaaaaaaaaacaaaaaaaaacaaattcgtgttacatagaaactatgccttaagtCATAATTCTATAGGATAACTTAATTTTGACAGAATTATGCTGCATAAGACATAGTTTCTACGTACTTTTGTAGGATGCTAAAAAAGGCATAATTTTTATCTGAATAGGCATAAATTGCTATAAAGCCTtgccttacgattttttttttttttttttttgtgactgAGCCGGGATTCAAACCTCAAACTCCATGGTATTAggtgaaggataaaaattaaagaccaccaatttgagggacaaaaattaaagaccagtgcctttcaAGGATGATCATGCAAAGGAATTTTTACTGGTTATAGCTTCTGTTaagacctaattattaataataactacccttttatttaattataattagtaGCTAATTCACTTTTCTAAATTACTATTGGTAGCTATATCAAAATACGTACCAAATACATATACCTTTCTCTATTCCACTACACTATCCATTTCAGATTTTCCAtctctcaaaaccctaaaaaactttTCTCTCCTATAACATTATACAATACGCGCGTAGCGATCCGGGCTCCGCCCCCGATGACATCCGACGGATCTGACAAAAACAAGCAcgtatctctctctctctctctccccttctctcaTACGCACGGCTTTACGAACATTTGAAAACGAACCACCAAATACCATAAATGGCGACGCAGAAGCGGCGGAGGGATCGGTCTAACAGGATCTAGTCGATTCCGGCGTCGGCGCGTCAAAATACAACTAATTCACTACGCAGTCTGGCTTGATCTTCCACATGTTGCCTCATCattcatcttcttttctttatggCAGCTCGGATCTGCAGGTTGagtgttttcttatttttagtgTATTTAGTACCGAATAATAGACGATGTATATCTAGAATGTAGGCGAGAATGGCTCGGATCTAGCTAATTTCAGTCTGCAAGTTTGATATTTTTGTTaacgttgtgttgttgaatatGTAAATGGTGTATTTGGTTGAATGTGTGAACATATGTGTTGGGCTGAGATATATGAGCCGGTGTTTTCAAATACCACAATTTAATGTATTTGGCTTCATATATAATTTGAATGTACACAATATGTTTGACATTTTGTTaaaatccattcaaatacattgAATATATGAACGAGTCATTTTTCAAATACACggatttttgaatgtatttgagCACGTATGTAGTTTTGAATGTCTGTGATGtgtttgaaattttgttgaaatgGCATCAAATACAACGAAAACCCATAAATGTAGCTACGGAATCAATAtgtatttgaaaacaaaaacgAATACAGCAGTTAAAATCACAATATGTTCGTTAAATAGTAGCTATGGTTAGTAATATTGAAAAGGTAGCTACAGGTAAGGACCTATTAAAGGGGTAGCTATTTCATGTAAGTTTACCTCATGCAAATGACCCATTTTGAATGACCTACAATCTTTAAACCCAATTTCAAGATTGGCAAAGCCATTcatttcctttcctttcctaTGAAGATCCAAATTTCTCTCTTGCTTCTGGAACCACCCACAACTCTATCCTACTCATTGGAAAGAAATTTATATTCGTCCTATAattttatctcaaaataaatTGTTTCATCAACATTTGGACTATAGTCATTGTTTCTCTTCCAACCAATAGTTTGCATAGTTGACTGCtcgataaaaaatatttacattcaCCGGCTAATAAACAAAATGTATATATTATAaagtttatatttatttatttgggtGGATGGATATTTATGTTAATTCCCCTTTATGATTATGAagtcttttattttatgttagGTTGTTAATTTCTgtcttttataaaaattttaaatccgttgacatatataaaaatttacaATATAATCAAGTCCACGATTATATGAATTGTGGAGTACAAATTAAGCACTATAttaacgaaataaaaaaaatagaactatGTACACTATATTAACAGATTAAAAAATAGAACTATGTATTTTTCTTCTCGTGAACATACACATAATAAAGTTATGTTTTCACTACCCTAAGCGAGTCGCTTTTGGAAGCATCTTATACCCAATTTATGCATCTACTGAAAAATATGGAATTATAGCGTTGcttcatatttataaatatccCCTTTTGTTATTCACTAAAAACAAAATatcattttcttcctcttcaCTGAACGATACAAATATAGTTGCATCTCTATGTAACTAAGCAAATAAtaaattgaaggaaataatcaaaaaaattgaaaataaaagaattaaCATTATGTTCCACCTATCTAAAAATACTTGGTTGATAACCTTATTAGATCTCTTTATGATGTACTGCCATACTCCTTGAGCATTAATAAAGCACAAAACAATTCAAATCATTTAAATAAAAACATATACTTTTAAGCAATCAAttaaaactctttaaaaacataAAGAATTTGAAGGAATACCTAATTGTGGTAATTGTAAAACGTAAACTATGTTTGTTCTCTCTTATAAATCCATCGCGTACTATCAGTAAGTTTCTATCTTTTAGTTCAATTTACTCTAATGACTAATAAGGCTACATTTTTGCAGTAGACTCTTTTTCCGTCATCGTAGGTGTCTTGAATTGCGTCATTACTCATTTTATGCTTCTTTTAACATCTTGACCTATACTTTAATCAAATCCGAGTACACAAACCAAGGCAATCGTATCCTCAAATTCGatgtatttgtttatttttattaattatgaactttgatgaaatatAGTGTATTCTCCTACTGTTTGATTTTATATGGCCAGGTGTTTGATTGatataaaaaattttaaagagGCCTTTATGATTCACTAAACATGGTATGACATTTCTATGGCTATAAAGAAATGTCATTAGAACAAATAATAAAGATTAAAGTTAAATCTTTTTTAATTAGACTAAAAATAAAGTGTAACAACTTATATAGTAGTAACAACATTTTGGTGTCCATAAAGTTGAAACGCTGGTGATTTTTAGAACTAGCTTAGTCCCTTAAGCAATTACTTTTGGAAAGATACGTGTGCACCGAGGGCACTATGACTAGGAACAAAGATGCTTTTAATGCCATCGAAAAAAAAGTAGATTAAAGCGCAGTGTTGCCACAATGCAAGACAAATATGAGGAAATTCAGGAACAAGGAGGCCCTACCCACAACCACTTTAAACCATGATTTTCAAACAGATGCATGCTACATTTGCTCAGCTCAATGTGTATCACTAACAAAGTACGATGCTGCTTGCATGATATTTTTGCTATGAGAAGAGTGGAGAAAATGACAAGAAATTGTGATCTATGTTTGGGAGTGGGTTGAAATTGGTCACTCTAAGAACACTTCGTGATTTTGGTCCAATTATATTTCTTAAAATGACAGAAATGATGATTTAAGTTGATCAAAATTGAGCATTGTTGGTCCCGAAAATCAAACATTAATAGACTCTGGCTGTTAAACTTAATATAAATGGTGGAGAAGGAAATATTTAACATGGCTCACATTTGAAGGTGCGGCTTTTTGCTAATTCTAATCTATTTCTGAAATTATTGGTACAACACATTCTGAGGAAAAAATGAAGTAATTTGTGGAGATTGAAAGGCTGCAGATTAGGAGGTTTTAAGCCTCCCCACTTGTATGCCAAATAGCGGAGGTTAAAGCTCACTGCGAATTATATTTTCAACCTCCgccaaattttgaaatttttgtagtAAAACTTTTTGAAGTCACGGTTGCTTactgttttatttatttttaattttagccAATAAGTACGATACGGTATGTCGCCGATTTGTGAGATTTGTCCAAAAGCGTTCCTATTGTTTACAGTTAAATCCATTTTAAAAAGTTTCACGTAAAGATCTAGCAACcataatttgttaaatgttgtGAAGACAAAAAAATGCTCTTACAAATTTGGGGATCCAAGAAGTTACTTAAGAAATGGAATTTAGACCATTTTAAACATATTTTCAAGCATAACGGACCATTTCTgtcattttctcaaaagtgaGATACTTTGCAAGAAAAACATCATATGTTGGAGCATTTTGTGGTTCATATTATTGTAGATTATTATGCTTTGTTCATACTTCAGTTGGGCAACTTTTCCTTTAGAAACTATTTTGCAcccctcttttctttcctctctttttccttacttttctttcaaataattttaaaaggcAAGGACCTAACAGACAAAGAATCAAGGCACACTGCACACCAATAAAAACTTTGTTGTTATTAAAAGGAAAGTGACAAATGGACCAGACACAGTGATGAAGAATCCTTCCTTAAACCTTCCTCTCCTTTATACACACACCTTCCAGAATTTTCCTCTTTCTCTTCACACCATTTCCTTCCTCTAACACTGATCATGTTTGATCAAAGAAAACAAACTCCCAATATCCATAACCATATTCATACAGCCCTGTCACAACCTCAAATGACAATTGTGACAGTTGAGGAACCTCACAATTTTGATTTCCAAGTAACAAAAAAACTTAGGAATCAATTTGGAGCTTCAAAAATTGGAGATCATGAAGATGATGGTGCTGATGAATCTGGGTGCATCTTCACCATCTTTATGGCCAAAATAGCCACCAAGAAGTCAGTACATCCTATAATTAATTATCGTTTCACTTTCGCCAGTTCTAGAACTCAAAGCTATATTGAAGACTAATGGGAACTCATGGAAATGGTTAAGAATATGCCTGAATCTTGTTTTGAGCTTTCTTTAAAAGATATTGTTGAGCAGCCTAGTATGGGAATCTCCAAGAAAAATGTTTAATCAATAGGGAGAAAAACCAAGTTGTGCAGAACAAGAGTTAATATTAAGAAGAATGATCAGATTAGGAAAGCAAAGTTGATGAGAAGTAAAAGTGTTGAGAATGGAGGGTTATTTCTTAAGATGGTTTCACCTGTTTCTTTGAgatcaaataagaaaaagaagaagaagaattcatCAGCAAATACAAATAGAATTTCCTAGAAAGCCTGAAGATCAATGTGAAAACTCATCAAGAGTTTGGAGAAGAATTAATTGGAAGAAGAGATTTTCAGGTTCAAGTAGTGGTAGTAGCAACAATAATGGAAGCACTGGCAGCAGTTCTGGCAGCAGCAATAATAACTAATAACCGAAACATGGCAACAaggtattcatttcttacaaaTTTCCATCAAGCAAATCTTTATTTTCTGGAGATTTTTAATGGGAGTACTAGTTATGCTATGGATATACTTAAAGACTTGTCCTAATTCATGGGACTATTGTTTATTCATACTCAAAATCCACTGACCTGACTATTTTAGTTCTTGCCACTGGGCTAATTAAAGAGGAAGTGTTCCCTACCTCGAATTATTTTGAA
This window harbors:
- the LOC132051857 gene encoding small ribosomal subunit protein uS5x-like; amino-acid sequence: MAERGGERGGFGRGFGGRGGRGGDRGRGGRGGRRPRRESEEEKWVPVTKLGRLVKDGKIRSLEQIYLHSLPIKEFQIIDLLIGPSLKDEVMKIMPVQKQTRAGQRTRFKAFVVVGDGNGHVGLGVKCSKEVATAIRGAIILAKLSVIPVRRGYWGNKIGKPHTVPCKVTGKCGSVTVRMVPAPRGAGIVAARVPKKVLQFAGIEDVFTSSRGSTKTLGNFVKATFDCLMKTYGFLTPDFWKETRFTKSPFQEYFDILGKPASKVIVYSTEEAPAEMVAEA